A single Methanolobus sp. ZRKC5 DNA region contains:
- a CDS encoding SulP family inorganic anion transporter: protein MAFIENLKNDELNLKNEVLSGLTVSLALVPEAVAFSIIANVSPLVGLYSAFIIGLITAIIGGRPGMISGATGAIAVVVVALVIQQGVEYLFAAVVLMGIIQISIGALKLGKFIRLVPHAVMFGFVNGLAIVIFMAQLSQFKFIDINGTEHWLGGQALMIMLGFVGLTMAIIYLMPRLTKAVPASLTAIIVVSAIVISFQIQTRTVGDIASIAGGFPKFHIPQVPFNLETLKIVFPYSLIMALVGLIESLLTLTVIDEMTETRGRANKESVAQGVANFVCGLFGGMGGCAMIGQSLININSGARSRISGVAAAIALLLFVLVGAPLIEMIPMAALVGVMFVVAIGTFEWASLKILSKVPMTDVIVMVLVAAITVIYHNLAVAVIAGVIISALAFAWENAKLVRTREVVDENGIKHYEFFGPLFFGSVTEFQNKFDVLNDPEEIIIDLKESRVADHSAIEALNKITERYAKVGKKVHLRHLSEDCQILLDNASAIIEVNHWEDPHYKVPSDILA, encoded by the coding sequence ATGGCATTTATAGAAAATTTAAAGAACGATGAATTAAACCTCAAAAATGAGGTGTTATCCGGCCTGACAGTTTCACTGGCCCTTGTACCTGAAGCTGTAGCCTTTTCAATAATAGCAAATGTTAGTCCATTGGTTGGACTCTACTCTGCATTCATCATTGGATTAATAACAGCAATTATAGGCGGCAGACCGGGAATGATCTCCGGTGCCACAGGTGCAATAGCAGTCGTAGTTGTTGCCCTGGTAATCCAACAAGGAGTTGAATATCTTTTTGCCGCAGTAGTTCTAATGGGTATTATCCAGATTAGCATTGGAGCCTTGAAATTAGGTAAATTCATTCGGCTTGTGCCACATGCAGTAATGTTTGGATTTGTGAATGGACTGGCTATCGTTATTTTCATGGCTCAGCTTTCCCAGTTCAAATTTATTGACATCAATGGGACAGAACACTGGTTAGGTGGACAGGCACTCATGATTATGCTAGGCTTTGTAGGCCTGACAATGGCTATCATCTATTTGATGCCCAGATTGACAAAAGCTGTTCCTGCTTCACTAACTGCGATTATAGTTGTTTCAGCCATTGTGATCTCATTCCAGATACAAACCAGAACAGTTGGAGATATTGCATCCATTGCAGGCGGTTTTCCTAAATTCCATATACCTCAGGTCCCATTCAATCTGGAAACACTGAAAATTGTATTCCCATATTCACTCATCATGGCATTGGTAGGCTTGATAGAAAGTCTATTGACGCTGACCGTGATAGATGAAATGACAGAAACAAGAGGCAGGGCTAATAAAGAAAGTGTTGCACAGGGTGTTGCCAATTTTGTCTGTGGCTTATTTGGAGGAATGGGCGGCTGTGCCATGATAGGACAAAGTCTCATCAATATAAATTCAGGTGCAAGAAGCAGAATATCAGGAGTCGCTGCAGCTATTGCCCTATTACTTTTTGTGCTGGTAGGCGCCCCTCTTATCGAAATGATACCAATGGCAGCATTAGTTGGAGTGATGTTTGTAGTTGCCATCGGAACATTTGAATGGGCTTCGTTGAAAATACTTAGTAAAGTACCCATGACGGATGTGATTGTGATGGTGCTCGTCGCAGCTATAACTGTCATCTACCACAACCTTGCAGTAGCGGTAATTGCAGGTGTTATCATTTCCGCATTGGCTTTTGCCTGGGAGAATGCCAAACTGGTGCGTACAAGAGAAGTAGTTGATGAAAACGGAATAAAGCACTACGAATTCTTTGGTCCGTTGTTCTTTGGTTCAGTTACAGAGTTTCAAAATAAATTTGATGTACTAAATGATCCGGAAGAGATAATTATTGATCTCAAAGAATCAAGAGTTGCAGACCATTCTGCAATTGAAGCATTAAATAAGATAACTGAACGCTATGCAAAGGTAGGTAAAAAGGTTCATCTGCGCCATTTAAGTGAAGATTGTCAAATACTACTGGACAACGCATCTGCCATAATTGAGGTTAATCACTGGGAAGATCCGCATTACAAAGTTCCTTCTGACATACTGGCATAA
- a CDS encoding sugar-specific transcriptional regulator TrmB yields MTEDSIDEQVKWVVSVDRRLILMEYMKTHLIAKASEIAHDTQRSTQNISRALKEFEDHGLIECLTPAKTTWKKYVLTDIGTTVMEKMDGKFFN; encoded by the coding sequence ATGACAGAAGATTCAATCGATGAACAGGTAAAGTGGGTTGTAAGTGTTGACCGCAGGCTTATTTTAATGGAATACATGAAAACTCACTTAATAGCCAAAGCTTCTGAAATAGCTCATGATACCCAGAGATCGACCCAGAATATCAGTCGTGCCTTAAAGGAATTTGAAGACCATGGACTTATTGAGTGTCTTACTCCAGCAAAGACCACATGGAAAAAATACGTCCTGACAGATATAGGAACAACGGTCATGGAAAAGATGGATGGTAAGTTTTTCAACTAA
- a CDS encoding dihydrofolate reductase family protein: MRDVILLITCSLDGFIAAEDGNVDWLLQEEEYDFDSFMHGVETLLMGHKTYEQVLGFGKWPYEDKECYVFTKQHPSSEDDRVIFSDDPVGTTENLMLGTGGSIWVVGGASIISMLLNKGLIHELRIAIQPIVLGKGIPLFRDIKKSIGLELKSTEKYESGLVELVYTPKA, from the coding sequence ATGAGAGATGTCATATTATTGATAACATGCAGCCTGGATGGCTTCATAGCAGCAGAGGACGGGAATGTGGACTGGCTGTTGCAGGAAGAAGAATACGACTTCGATTCATTTATGCATGGGGTGGAAACCTTGCTCATGGGTCACAAGACTTACGAACAGGTATTGGGTTTTGGTAAATGGCCTTATGAAGATAAAGAGTGTTATGTATTCACAAAGCAGCATCCTTCTTCTGAAGATGACAGAGTCATATTTTCAGATGATCCGGTTGGCACAACCGAGAACCTGATGCTTGGAACCGGCGGCTCAATATGGGTTGTTGGTGGTGCTTCCATCATTTCCATGCTTCTCAACAAAGGACTTATCCATGAACTCAGAATAGCAATACAGCCAATAGTGCTTGGAAAAGGTATACCACTTTTCAGGGACATAAAAAAGAGCATAGGGCTGGAACTTAAAAGTACAGAGAAATATGAATCAGGACTTGTTGAGCTTGTGTACACACCAAAGGCATAA
- a CDS encoding Tex family protein, whose translation MSSQFIISNIAKDLELNDLSIKYTIELFEDGATIPFIARYRKEKTHGLDETNIRSISEKYEYYKELEKRKEIILKTIEGQDKLTLELKQKILGCTDKNILEDMYLPFKPRKMTRATIAKEKGLEPLADLIYLQQNIKGTKKSIVSKYIDPKKGVQTYEDALAGALDIIAELISNNEFTRGLVRNIIQKRGFISSKAKKDWIEKKSKFQNYYEFSELIQKSPSHRMLAIRRGSAEDVLTWKIEVDEEHIIGLIESDVVKRSDFLFTAEIKDSVKDSFKRLIFPSIEKEVFNLKMEDAEKEAIKVFSRNLKNLLLSPPAGARIIMGIDPGYRSGCKVVVIDKNGDFKKFNVIYPHEPQKREDEASRILLNLIEQYEIELISIGNGTASKETDIFVRDIINRHDLNIRSVVVSEAGASVYSASETAIREFPDMDITVRGAISIARRLQDPLAELVKIDPKSIGVGQYQHDIDQKELKRFLDMTVESCVNYVGVELNTASVELLSYASGIKRAIAENIVLYRTEHGSFKSRKELNKVSRLGPRTFEQCAGFLRIRASSNPLDNSAIHPETYHIVEKMAADRKVSLDQIIGNEKLISLIDIDKYVTKDFGIPTLTDILDELKKPGIDPRKEFKSVEFSSEINDLEDLTEDMILEGNVTNVTNFGAFVDIGVHQDGLIHISKLSDSFVKDPNDVVSVGDTVTVKVLDVDVALKRVSLEMVKEK comes from the coding sequence ATGAGTTCTCAATTTATTATAAGTAATATTGCAAAAGATCTTGAATTAAATGACCTTTCAATTAAATATACAATTGAACTTTTTGAAGATGGGGCAACCATCCCTTTTATTGCAAGGTACCGAAAAGAAAAAACCCATGGTCTGGATGAGACTAATATCCGCTCCATATCTGAAAAATATGAATATTACAAAGAGCTCGAAAAAAGAAAAGAAATCATTTTAAAGACAATTGAAGGCCAGGACAAACTAACCCTTGAACTTAAGCAGAAGATACTTGGCTGTACCGATAAAAACATTCTTGAGGACATGTACCTCCCTTTCAAGCCCAGAAAAATGACACGGGCTACCATTGCAAAAGAAAAGGGTCTTGAGCCGCTTGCTGATCTGATATACCTTCAGCAAAATATAAAAGGAACAAAAAAATCAATCGTCTCAAAATATATTGATCCAAAAAAAGGAGTACAGACATACGAAGATGCCCTTGCCGGCGCTTTGGACATTATTGCTGAACTGATATCAAACAACGAGTTCACGCGAGGATTGGTAAGGAATATTATTCAGAAAAGGGGTTTTATATCCTCAAAAGCAAAGAAAGACTGGATTGAAAAAAAATCAAAGTTCCAGAATTATTATGAATTTTCTGAATTAATACAAAAATCACCATCTCACAGGATGCTTGCGATTCGACGTGGATCAGCAGAGGATGTGCTTACCTGGAAGATTGAAGTTGATGAAGAGCACATAATAGGTCTGATCGAGTCAGATGTTGTTAAAAGAAGTGACTTTTTATTCACCGCAGAAATCAAGGATTCAGTAAAAGATAGTTTTAAAAGACTGATATTCCCTTCCATTGAAAAAGAAGTATTTAACCTCAAAATGGAGGATGCTGAAAAAGAAGCCATAAAGGTGTTTTCAAGGAACCTCAAAAATCTGCTTCTATCACCTCCTGCCGGCGCTAGAATAATAATGGGTATAGACCCCGGTTACCGGTCAGGATGTAAGGTTGTTGTAATCGACAAAAATGGAGATTTTAAGAAATTTAATGTGATCTATCCACATGAGCCTCAAAAAAGAGAGGATGAAGCATCCAGAATTCTCCTGAATCTAATTGAGCAATATGAAATCGAGCTGATCTCAATTGGAAATGGTACTGCTTCTAAGGAAACCGATATTTTTGTAAGGGATATTATAAACAGGCATGACCTCAACATAAGATCAGTTGTGGTCAGTGAAGCGGGGGCATCGGTTTATTCTGCGTCTGAAACTGCCATTCGAGAATTTCCTGATATGGACATAACAGTCAGGGGTGCTATCAGTATTGCCAGAAGACTGCAGGATCCACTTGCGGAATTGGTTAAAATTGATCCTAAATCAATAGGTGTGGGCCAGTATCAGCATGATATTGACCAGAAAGAATTAAAGAGATTCCTTGATATGACAGTTGAATCCTGTGTTAACTATGTGGGGGTCGAGCTCAATACTGCCTCAGTTGAATTATTGTCATATGCATCAGGTATCAAAAGAGCAATTGCTGAGAATATCGTACTATACAGAACTGAACACGGCTCTTTTAAGAGCAGAAAGGAGCTTAATAAAGTGTCCAGACTGGGCCCAAGAACATTTGAACAATGTGCCGGTTTTTTGAGAATACGGGCTAGTTCTAACCCACTTGATAATTCTGCGATCCATCCTGAGACGTACCATATTGTCGAAAAAATGGCTGCCGACAGAAAAGTCAGTCTCGATCAGATAATTGGGAATGAGAAGTTAATATCATTGATAGATATTGATAAATATGTAACAAAAGATTTCGGAATTCCTACGTTGACAGATATACTGGATGAATTGAAGAAGCCGGGTATTGATCCTAGAAAAGAGTTTAAAAGCGTGGAATTTTCTTCAGAGATCAACGATCTGGAGGATTTGACAGAGGATATGATACTTGAAGGTAATGTAACCAATGTGACGAATTTCGGTGCTTTTGTCGATATAGGTGTTCATCAGGACGGACTGATCCATATTTCAAAATTGAGTGACAGCTTTGTAAAAGATCCCAATGATGTAGTTTCTGTTGGCGATACTGTAACTGTCAAGGTTTTGGACGTTGATGTTGCCTTAAAGAGAGTATCTCTTGAGATGGTGAAGGAGAAATGA
- a CDS encoding thiamine pyrophosphate-binding protein: MEEMNGAEILVKSLEDLGVKHIFGYTGAAILPVFHALAQSDIEIVVNSNEQSSAFSAAGYSRSSNEVGVAIVTSGPAITNTLTSVADAFGDCIPLLVFAGQVPEHKIGTDSFQHINVKGVFGDAAKKVIQVSNEDDLESIIKDAYYFARSGKPGPVVIDVPLDKQQKMHEYQNMNVLRFEESYHDDRHLCEEQCEEFFQMILNSKRPLLYLGGGLNCEAGSHAIREFNEYFGIPSVNTLMAKGVVDERKDLNLGMLGMFGTPSANMLIQENDFFFAIGVRWDDRVAEKVGFAIGTDIAYIDINPEKMHQIKIERGPKFSFIGDAATAIRDLLSYAKKHNITLNIHDWQERARFLKRSWPLDYNRQSQYIQSAEVMALLATYVDSNTRITTGVGNHQMLAAQHFPMQTAKSFMTSGSFGTMGFSMPTSIGVHYANPDATVIAIDGDGSLRMNLGELHTVASLDLPIKVLMLNNRSDGMVMNLQDVAYEGIRTGTERPKDVHFAEIARSFGFSYAERITDRSDLKDGVEAFLNAEGPCFLEICTDREEILYPKVPAGGAYKDMILGPYIKEVSGNNIE, encoded by the coding sequence ATGGAAGAAATGAATGGAGCAGAGATCTTAGTTAAAAGTCTGGAAGACCTTGGGGTCAAACATATCTTTGGGTATACGGGAGCGGCAATACTTCCGGTATTCCATGCGCTTGCGCAGAGTGATATTGAGATCGTAGTCAACTCCAACGAGCAGTCATCGGCGTTCAGTGCAGCAGGGTATTCCAGGTCAAGCAATGAGGTCGGTGTAGCCATAGTCACATCCGGACCTGCCATTACTAACACACTCACAAGCGTTGCTGATGCTTTTGGTGACTGTATTCCCTTGCTTGTTTTCGCAGGGCAGGTCCCTGAGCATAAGATAGGCACCGACTCATTCCAGCATATCAATGTTAAAGGAGTCTTCGGGGACGCTGCCAAGAAGGTCATACAGGTATCAAATGAAGATGATCTCGAATCAATAATCAAAGACGCCTACTACTTTGCAAGATCAGGAAAACCCGGGCCTGTTGTCATAGATGTTCCTCTGGACAAACAGCAGAAGATGCATGAATACCAGAACATGAACGTCCTGAGGTTCGAGGAAAGTTATCACGATGACAGGCATCTGTGCGAGGAACAATGCGAAGAGTTTTTCCAGATGATCCTGAACTCCAAAAGACCACTTCTATATCTTGGCGGTGGCCTGAACTGCGAAGCAGGAAGTCATGCCATCAGGGAGTTCAACGAGTATTTCGGAATACCTTCAGTTAATACTCTCATGGCAAAAGGTGTCGTTGACGAGCGAAAAGACCTCAACCTCGGGATGTTGGGGATGTTTGGAACACCATCCGCTAATATGCTCATTCAGGAGAACGACTTCTTCTTCGCCATCGGTGTCCGCTGGGATGACAGGGTTGCAGAAAAGGTCGGGTTTGCAATAGGCACCGACATAGCCTACATAGATATCAACCCAGAGAAGATGCACCAGATAAAGATAGAACGAGGGCCAAAATTCTCATTTATCGGGGATGCTGCCACAGCTATCCGGGACCTGCTGAGCTATGCTAAAAAGCACAACATCACGTTGAATATCCATGACTGGCAGGAACGTGCCAGATTCCTGAAGAGGTCCTGGCCTCTGGATTACAACCGTCAGTCCCAGTACATCCAATCTGCTGAAGTCATGGCACTGCTTGCAACCTATGTTGACAGCAACACAAGAATAACCACAGGTGTCGGTAATCACCAGATGCTAGCCGCCCAGCACTTTCCAATGCAGACGGCAAAGTCCTTCATGACCTCCGGCTCCTTTGGAACAATGGGCTTTTCCATGCCAACGTCTATCGGTGTCCACTATGCAAATCCCGATGCGACTGTCATTGCCATAGACGGTGACGGAAGTCTTAGAATGAATCTGGGAGAACTGCATACTGTTGCTTCACTGGACCTACCCATCAAGGTACTCATGCTGAACAACAGGAGTGATGGAATGGTCATGAACCTGCAGGATGTAGCTTATGAAGGGATAAGGACAGGAACTGAGAGACCAAAAGATGTTCACTTTGCTGAGATTGCAAGGTCATTTGGTTTCAGTTATGCAGAAAGGATTACCGATAGAAGTGATCTGAAAGATGGCGTGGAAGCCTTCCTTAATGCAGAAGGACCTTGCTTCCTGGAAATTTGTACGGACAGGGAAGAGATATTGTATCCAAAGGTTCCGGCAGGTGGAGCATATAAGGATATGATATTGGGGCCGTATATTAAGGAGGTATCCGGTAATAACATCGAGTGA
- a CDS encoding DUF5714 domain-containing protein: MNCLVCEAEVEYLSQTINCTCHYCGIEEESYIQCKNGHYICNECHSQNALKVIENACLKTEVTDPLEIAEKLMEHPSFHMHGPEHHALVPGVLIAAYQNYIGERNEKAILEVIKRGQKIPGGYCGLYGACGAGIGVGVAVSVLLEATSLTPDERSHAIGSTSRALKLIADASGARCCKKSTRISLEEGMLYLSELFDLEWHKDTNKSVKCGHSMHNKECDDNCKYKDEKNKANFVNFQNV, from the coding sequence ATGAACTGTCTGGTATGTGAAGCTGAAGTTGAATATCTAAGCCAGACAATTAACTGTACATGTCATTATTGTGGAATTGAAGAGGAGTCTTACATTCAGTGCAAGAACGGTCATTACATCTGCAATGAATGCCACAGCCAGAACGCATTGAAGGTCATTGAAAATGCCTGTCTAAAAACTGAAGTGACAGATCCTCTGGAAATTGCAGAGAAACTGATGGAGCATCCTTCTTTTCACATGCATGGACCAGAACACCATGCTCTGGTACCTGGAGTGCTAATAGCTGCTTATCAAAATTATATTGGTGAAAGAAATGAAAAAGCGATCCTTGAAGTCATCAAACGTGGACAAAAGATACCAGGAGGTTACTGTGGCCTTTACGGAGCATGCGGAGCAGGAATCGGTGTTGGAGTCGCAGTTAGCGTTCTGCTTGAAGCAACTTCCCTGACTCCTGATGAACGTTCACATGCCATTGGATCTACGTCCAGAGCCTTGAAGCTGATTGCAGATGCAAGTGGAGCCAGGTGCTGCAAAAAATCAACCCGTATCTCTCTGGAAGAAGGAATGCTTTATCTTTCTGAGCTATTTGACCTTGAATGGCATAAAGATACTAATAAATCCGTAAAATGTGGGCACAGCATGCATAACAAAGAATGTGATGACAACTGTAAGTATAAGGATGAAAAGAATAAGGCTAATTTTGTGAATTTTCAAAATGTGTAG
- the rnc gene encoding ribonuclease III, with amino-acid sequence MNVNTRLAVSLEIFQKRIGINFNNQSLLIEALMHKSFLNENPYFKERYGLIDGHNERLEFLGDSTLGHAIAEELYVNYPGREGNLTDIKKHYVEGNKLAKVAEEIELNEILVVGNGEAINELGRKARNENAVEALIGAIDQDQGYKKAKEFIIKYILYDLVNVLKDIEKMKKIDNPKGTVKEICDQSLDAHEYFVVKEEGPDHNKKFTVELDISGITVSTGEGFGIKKAEADAAEKYLQTLVNTEYMG; translated from the coding sequence ATGAACGTAAATACTAGATTAGCTGTAAGTTTGGAGATTTTTCAAAAAAGGATTGGCATTAATTTCAATAATCAGAGTCTTTTAATAGAAGCACTTATGCATAAATCCTTTTTAAATGAAAATCCCTATTTTAAAGAACGATATGGACTCATTGATGGTCATAATGAAAGATTGGAATTTTTGGGTGATTCTACTTTAGGACATGCAATAGCAGAAGAATTGTATGTGAATTATCCCGGAAGAGAAGGGAATCTTACTGACATAAAAAAACATTATGTTGAAGGAAACAAATTAGCTAAGGTTGCCGAAGAAATTGAATTGAATGAAATTTTGGTAGTAGGCAATGGGGAAGCCATCAATGAACTAGGCCGTAAAGCAAGAAATGAAAATGCTGTGGAAGCGTTAATTGGTGCAATTGACCAAGATCAAGGATACAAAAAAGCAAAAGAATTTATTATAAAATACATTCTTTATGACTTAGTTAATGTTTTAAAAGACATTGAAAAGATGAAAAAAATTGATAATCCAAAAGGAACAGTGAAAGAGATTTGTGATCAGTCACTAGATGCACATGAGTATTTCGTAGTCAAGGAAGAAGGCCCGGATCACAATAAGAAATTTACCGTTGAGTTAGACATAAGTGGTATTACTGTATCTACTGGAGAAGGATTTGGTATAAAGAAGGCGGAAGCTGATGCAGCTGAAAAATACCTTCAAACTTTAGTAAACACAGAATACATGGGATAA
- a CDS encoding CDGSH iron-sulfur domain-containing protein, whose translation MDKEVKPSIKVSKNGPYIVKDLKLFRNSKSVFIETKPVMTLCRCGGSAKMPFCDGTHAKNGFSGENEKDRVVNKVETYVGKNISIHRNKDVCCHVGHCVRTLPSVFKKGEKHWAYPDAVSPEEIAKLIKTCPSGALSYTINGEMHKEYPHEPEIFVLKDGPYNVTGIELDDPDGSIPETQDHYSLCRCGASKNKPFCDGSHTNAKFKDDKN comes from the coding sequence GTGGATAAAGAAGTCAAGCCTTCAATAAAAGTATCAAAGAATGGACCATATATTGTCAAAGATCTTAAATTATTCAGGAATTCAAAGAGTGTTTTTATCGAGACAAAACCCGTTATGACACTTTGCAGATGTGGAGGCTCGGCAAAGATGCCATTCTGTGATGGAACACATGCAAAGAACGGTTTTTCCGGGGAAAATGAAAAAGACCGTGTTGTCAACAAAGTTGAAACTTACGTCGGAAAAAACATTAGCATCCACCGTAACAAAGATGTGTGTTGCCATGTAGGTCACTGTGTTCGCACTCTGCCTTCTGTTTTCAAAAAGGGTGAAAAACACTGGGCATATCCGGATGCTGTAAGCCCGGAAGAGATTGCAAAACTCATCAAGACATGTCCTTCTGGTGCATTGAGTTATACTATTAATGGGGAGATGCATAAAGAATATCCACATGAACCGGAAATCTTTGTTCTAAAGGATGGACCTTACAATGTTACAGGGATAGAACTTGATGACCCCGATGGTTCAATACCCGAGACACAGGACCACTATTCTCTTTGCAGATGTGGAGCCTCTAAAAACAAACCATTCTGTGACGGCAGTCACACCAATGCTAAATTCAAGGATGATAAGAATTAA